The Melioribacteraceae bacterium 4301-Me genome contains the following window.
GGTTTTTGGGACGAAACGATTTAGGTCTCCCACTTTACGATACACAAACTTGTGGCTGCCACGATGCACTTCACCCAGACCGACTCAATCTAAATCAAGGCGGTGAATCTACTTTAGCATTTCTTCTTTCTCTTACCGAGATGCATATTGTTGAAGCTAATATTCGTTCATTCCAGACAATAAATAATAAGGAAATTAAAATAGCCAACTAAACCATTAACAAAAATCTAAATGTATATGAAAGTAAACAGATTACCAGTTAAAATATTGCCAGATACTAAACGAGTGATTTTTAGACCCTTCATCATTCTTTCTGAAGAAAGAATCCAAAGAATTATAAATAGAATCTTGCTGCTTTCTGAGGAAGAAACAAAAGAAGAATTATTGAAAGTAATGGACAACTTTGAAAATCGCCATCATAAAACTCGTCAATTTTTTTATAAACGATTTGAACAAATGAAAAAATTTGTCCCTACCAATATTAACTTAAGTGAAGAAAGAAAATTATTAATCGGAGCTTATTTTACTCACGAGTATTCATTGGAATCTGCTGCTTTATTTAATCCTTCAATGATTTGGCACCCAGACCAATCAAATTTACCCGATAATAAGAAACGATTTATAATTAGTTTGCGAGCTACCGGCGAAGGTCATGTTTCCTCGCTTGTATTCCGCAGCGGAACTATCGATTCAAATAATAATATAGAGTTAGATGGTGTATCTAAGTTTGCTGTAATGCCAGAATACTTGACCATTGATGATGATAATTATATAGCTCAATTTGCCGATAATGATGTGCTTTCAGAAAGGACAATATTTCCTCATTCCCCTTCTGAACTAAATGGAATTGAAGATGCGAGATTTGTCCTTTTTGAAGATGATAATGAGCATACTTACTACGCTACCTATTGTGCTTACGATGGACATAATATTTCAATGAATCTTTTGCAAACTAATGACTTTCTGAACTTTAAAATAAGCAAATTGAAAGGCGCTGAAGTTAAAAACAAAGGTATGGCACTTTTTCCAAGAAAAGTTAATGGTAAGTATGCAATGCTTTCGCGCCAAGATAATGAAAATAACTACATAATGTTTTCAGACGATATTTACAGGTGGGAATCAAAACAGTTATTAATGGAACCAAAATATCCATGGGAATTTTTTCAAATTGGTAACTGTGGTTCACCAATTGAAACAGAAAAAGGTTGGCTGTGTTTGAGTCATGGAGTTGGTGCAACAAGACGGTATTCAATAGGTGCTTTCCTTTTAGATAAAGATGACCCGACAAAATTAATCGGCAGATTAAAAAATCCCTTACTAGAAGTTGATTCAACTGAACGCGAGGGGTACGTTCCAAATGTTGTTTATAGCTGCGGTGGATTATTAAATGGTAGCGAAATCGTGTTTCCTTACGCTATGGCAGATTACGCAAGCAGTTTTGCTTCGGTCAACTTAAATGAATTGCTCGATGAATTAACAAATGGATAAAAAGGTTTCTGATAGCTGATGAAAAATATTTTCTTTTATGATGAAACACATATGACACAGCTTGCCCCGTGTATTTTACGAGGGTTTTTCACAGATGTTAAATTTGTGCTAATTAGTGTAATATGTGTTTTATTTTTTTTATTAGTCAATATTAATCTTTTTGCATTTGGCAATAATAAGCTTAGTAAGAATGATCTTATAATTCGCTTTAATGGAGATGCCAAAATTGAAGTTGGCAGTTACTACACAGGACTTGAATTTCACCACAGTTACCCAGTACCTCAAAGGTTCAGTTTTTTTTATCCTATTGCAAACAGCATTGACTTGAGTACAGATTATTGGAAACGCGATACTACTTTTGTAATGGATGTTGGGTTAAAATTCGGTGAATCGAAAATAGAATGGTTGAACAACAAATCATTTGTTTTTGATCTTACTCCTTTCTCAGTTGATTTTTTTAAGAATGATAATGAAAAAAGAATTGAAATTTCTTATGCCTTCACTAAGAATAAGCCTGCCTTTGTAATTAGTTATTCAATAACCAATAGAACAAATCAAAACAAAACAATTGAACTATATACTAAGCAAGCTCTTGCTTTTAGAACAAGCCATACTTACAAATTAAGTGAGAATGTCAATTCTCAAATTTTTGAAAATGGCGAAACTGTATTTATAAATCATAATGATTACGAAACTCAAAATGCCTGCATGTTTATTGTTAATGGAAACGAACTGCCGGTTAATGTTCAATTCTTCAATCGAAAATCAGGCAGCAAAGGTTTTTTCAAAGAATCTTTAACAAAACGGAAATTTGTTGATGCACCTTCTTTGAATTTTGTTTGTAAAAAAAACTTAAAGCCGAATGAAAGACTTATTGTTACTCAAATTATTGGTACATGCAAGAGCAATGAAAGCAAACAAATAGTATCGTATTTAAAAGATAATTACAAAAAGGAAATTAATGGCTTTGAAAATGCAATTCTAAAAAAAATAAGTGAAAACTTGACATTCAAAACCAGTGACAAAATATTGGATCATTCCGTTCTTTGGTCGAAAGCAATACTTGAAGCAAACAAACATTACATCGATGGCAATATAATGCCTATGCCGTGTCCAGCCGAATATAATTTTTATTTCACTCACGATGTTTTAATGACTGACCTTGCTGCTGTAAATTTTGATATTGAAAGAGTTAAAAACGATATGCGATTTATAATAAAACTTGCTAACAAAGAAAAAATTATTCCGCACGCTTATTACTGGAAGGATTCTTCCTTTGTTACTGAATTTGCTGACCACGATAACTGGAATAATTGCTGGTTTATAATTGTTTCTGCAGGATATTTAAAACATTCTAATGACAAAAAATTTCTGGTAGAGCTTTACCCATTTATTGAAAAAGCATTAACACAAGCATTGAAAACAAAAGGTAATGACGATTTAATGTGGTCGTTTCGTCCTGATTGGTGGGACATCGGCAAAAAATACGGACAACGAAGCTACATGACGATTCTTGCAATTAAAGCTATACGCTCTTTTATTTATTTGTCAACGGTTCTAAATAAAAACACTGATAAACTTTTTGAACTTGAGCAGCTTGCCAAACGAATGACAAAAAACTTAAATGAAAAATTATGGCGTGAAGAATACGGCTATCTGATGAACTGTTCTACCCCCGATACAATCGATGAGCATTATTACAGTGGTTCGCTCCTTGCTGCACACTACGGACTTATTGACGGTAGAAAAATTACAAACATGATTGAAACAGCAAACAAAAAAATTGTTGATAAAAAAGTAGGTGTCTATACTGTTTACCCGATGGATTTTGACAAATTAGGTGAGTTTTGGCATTTCGCTGGTAATGAAGCTGGTGATAAGTTTTATTATCTCAATGGCGGTATTTGGCAGCATTCAAATTCGTGGTACGCACTTGCATTGATTGCTGATGATAAAAAAGAAAATGCTGCTCAGTTCATTAAAAATGTTATGACAATTGATGGCATTATGAACGGACCGAACGGGCAACCTGCTATGTACGAAGTACGCAACGGTAATTTTAATGATCCTAAAGTTTACGGTACAATAGATAAACCTCAATTTATGTGGGCTGCTGGGTGGTATCTTTATTCTCTTTACTATTTGTTTGGTCTTAACGACAACGAATGGAATATTGAATTCAATCCTTACCTCCTTGAAGATCAACAGCATTGTTTTTTTGATCTTCAAATCAACAACAAATTGGTAAAGGTAGAAGTTGCAAGAGATAAATTACAAAAAATAAGAATTAATGGTGCGGACGTTAATTCTTTAATAATCCCAAACAGAATTAAAGACATTAAAAAAATTGAATTAACAATCGGCAAGTTAGAGACACCATTGCTGAAAACTACAACTTCTGTCTTGAAATCATGTACGTTCCATAAAAGAACAAATGAGATGAAAATTATACTTCAAGCTTTTAAGGGACATAATAATAAGACGGTTATAGAATCACAAAAGAAACCGAAAATTATAACATTGAATGGACACAAATTAGAAAACATAAAAGCAGATTATACCAATGGAGAATATCTGACAACCATAAATTTTACCCATGAAAATAAAAATGATATTATTCGAATAGAATACTAACTTAAAGATGAGAGATTTCTTCGTGGAACTCAGTCTCTTCTCTGTGGCTTTCCGTGTAACAAAAAAAATTACACAGAGGTACACAGAGAAGGCACAGAGAACCACAAAGTTTTTTTATACAGAAATTATTTAGAAGTAAGATAGAGTAAAAGTAAATATGCTAGAAAAATTTTACTTAACCAGCAATTGGAAATTAAAACTTGGCAATGAATATTCTGTATCCACACCAAAAGAAATTAAAAGGGAGGAATGGATTAATGCTGAAGTTCCCGGAACAGTTCATACCGATCTTCTAAAAAATAAATTAATTGATGAGCCGTTCTACTCCAACAACGAAATTAAATTGAGCTGGATTGCCGAATCCGATTGGATTTACAAAACTGTTTTTGATTCACCATTTGAACTGCACAACTCACTCCCTATTAAATTAGTTTTCGAAGGACTTGACACAATATCAAAAATATTTTTGAATGGTACATGTATTGGTGAAACGAAAAATATGTTTTTGAAATATGAATTTGATGTATCAAATCTTCTAATGCGCAAAAAGAATAAACTGGAAGTCCACTTTAAATCGCCTGTAAAATACAGCAAAGAGGAAGAGAATAGATATGGTAAACTTCAAGTTGCTTTGGAATCTCACCGGGTCTACATAAGAAAAGCACAATATTCATTTGGTTGGGATTGGGGACCATCGTTTCCTACTATAGGCATTTGGCGGGATGTTTATCTTGAAAAAGAAAATAAAGTTGTTATAAATGATTTTCGGTTTAATACTGTAGATATTAAAGATGACTTTGC
Protein-coding sequences here:
- a CDS encoding glycoside hydrolase family 130 protein; the protein is MKVNRLPVKILPDTKRVIFRPFIILSEERIQRIINRILLLSEEETKEELLKVMDNFENRHHKTRQFFYKRFEQMKKFVPTNINLSEERKLLIGAYFTHEYSLESAALFNPSMIWHPDQSNLPDNKKRFIISLRATGEGHVSSLVFRSGTIDSNNNIELDGVSKFAVMPEYLTIDDDNYIAQFADNDVLSERTIFPHSPSELNGIEDARFVLFEDDNEHTYYATYCAYDGHNISMNLLQTNDFLNFKISKLKGAEVKNKGMALFPRKVNGKYAMLSRQDNENNYIMFSDDIYRWESKQLLMEPKYPWEFFQIGNCGSPIETEKGWLCLSHGVGATRRYSIGAFLLDKDDPTKLIGRLKNPLLEVDSTEREGYVPNVVYSCGGLLNGSEIVFPYAMADYASSFASVNLNELLDELTNG